The Anas platyrhynchos isolate ZD024472 breed Pekin duck chromosome 34, IASCAAS_PekinDuck_T2T, whole genome shotgun sequence genome contains a region encoding:
- the FIGNL2 gene encoding fidgetin-like protein 2, which yields MHWSPEHAQSLNQWPEQHLDVSSTTSSPAHKSDLYPSTRQRFNYAWANDDISALTASNLLKRYAEKYSGVLDAPYERPALSGYGDGAFGPVNGQKGDGEPWPVPHGSDGAYPLTPIHDGLPGAKAVVPPAVPAGSAPLGLGGSPVVSANLADPIYPGNSCGGAAGSGGLGSSQEYPAGYGGTYLPSGYCAQPSTALAPPHPPALHGSGLLQPTHPSSALVPGYGSSGPVYNYASGSYAPQPGYGAIHPPHPSASYLPSGIAAPTPLPAPPPAARPPVVPAYGYQGAGLAPLAVPPLGTEAAGALKRKAFDISGGEDEAEGRYRKYSYEQPKSPYPMSDNGECRGNGFPSASKRPAGAGSTEEHSGKYGGQPMKSMVSPPYGTGEAPLRPAEPFEKFSPPLANGERAAELGPPFPLRLPPKAPVFGSPPVEEQPKNVDPLVLELVNTKIVERGPPVQWTDIAGQVSVKATIEEELVWPILRPGAYTGASRPPRTILLFGPRGTGKTLLSRCISTQLGSTLLKLSGTALLSTWKAEAEKILQTVFFVAKCRQPSVVLLTEAEALLVAQDSGQAGNLKSQLLSYLDNVATSAEQNVVIIGTTSRPGSMDEASHRRFAKRFYISPPDSIARRQILHHVLAQQGSCLSEREMASLVQHTESFSGGELIQLCQHAGATTLHGLPGQIQPTSYKDFEKAFCKVRPATSQKELDLFVEWDKMYGSRH from the coding sequence ATGCACTGGTCACCAGAGCATGCCCAGTCCCTGAACCAGTGGCCGGAGCAGCACCTCGACgtctcctccaccacctcctcgcCAGCCCACAAGTCCGACCTGTACCCCAGCACCCGCCAGCGCTTCAACTACGCCTGGGCCAACGACGACATCTCGGCCCTCACCGCCTCCAACCTCCTCAAGAGGTACGCCGAGAAGTACTCGGGGGTGCTGGATGCGCCCTACGAGCGCCCGGCGCTGAGCGGCTACGGGGATGGCGCCTTCGGGCCGGTTAACGGGCAGAAGGGGGACGGGGAGCCCTGGCCCGTGCCACACGGCTCCGACGGTGCCTACCCGCTGACCCCCATCCACGATGGCCTCCCCGGTGCCAAGGCGGTGGTGCCACCCGCCGTCCCCGCCGGCAGCGCGCCGCTGGGGCTCGGCGGCTCCCCGGTGGTGTCCGCCAACCTCGCCGATCCCATCTACCCCGGGAACTCGTGCGGAGGAGCGGCCGGCTCCGGCGGGCTGGGCTCATCTCAGGAGTACCCCGCAGGCTACGGCGGCACCTACTTGCCCTCTGGCTACTgcgcccagcccagcacagcacttGCCCCCCCGCACCCGCCCGCCCTGCACGGCTCggggctcctgcagcccacgCACCCCTCGTCCGCCTTGGTGCCGGGCTACGGCTCCTCCGGCCCCGTCTACAACTACGCCTCGGGCAGCTACGCACCGCAGCCGGGCTACGGGGCCATCCACCCGCCCCATCCCTCTGCCTCCTACCTGCCCTCGGGCATCGCAGCGCCcaccccgctcccggccccgccgcctgctGCCCGCCCGCCCGTGGTGCCAGCGTACGGCTACCAAGGGGCCggcttggcccccctggccgtGCCGCCCCTGGGCACCGAGGCGGCGGGTGCCCTGAAGAGGAAAGCCTTCGATATCTCCGGCGGGGAGGACGAGGCAGAGGGCAGGTATCGGAAATACAGCTACGAGCAGCCAAAGTCCCCCTACCCCATGTCGGACAACGGCGAGTGCCGGGGCAACGGGTTCCCGAGTGCCAGCAAGAGGCCGGCGGgagcggggagcaccgaggagCACAGCGGCAAGTACGGCGGGCAGCCGATGAAGAGCATGGTCTCGCCACCCTATGGCACCGGGGAGGCCCCGCTACGGCCGGCGGAGCCCTTCGAGAAGTTCAGCCCCCCCCTCGCCAACGGGGAGCGGGCGGCCGAGCTGGGGCCCCCCTTCCCGCTGCGGCTGCCGCCCAAGGCGCCCGTTTTCGGCAGCCCGCCGGTGGAGGAGCAGCCCAAAAACGTCGACCCGCTGGTGTTGGAGCTGGTGAACACCAAGATCGTGGAGCGCGGGCCGCCCGTGCAGTGGACGGACATCGCCGGGCAGGTCTCCGTGAAGGCCACCATCGAGGAGGAGCTGGTGTGGCCCATCCTGCGGCCCGGCGCCTACACCGGGGCGAGCCGGCCACCCCGCACCATCCTGCTCTTCGGGCCGCGTGGCACGGGGAAAACCCTGCTGAGCCGCTGCATCTCCACCCAGCTGGGCTCCACCCTGCTGAAGCTCAGCGGCACGGCCCTGCTCTCCACCTGGAAAGCCGAAGCCGAGAAGATCCTGCAGACCGTCTTCTTCGTGGCCAAGTGCCGGCAGCCCTCGGTGGTGCTCCTCACCGAGGCGGAGGCCCTGCTGGTGGCCCAGGACAGCGGCCAGGCTGGAAACCTCAAGTCCCAGCTCCTCTCCTACCTGGACAACGTAGCTACCTCGGCCGAGCAGAACGTGGTCATCATCGGGACCACCTCGCGGCCCGGCAGCATGGACGAGGCTTCCCACCGGCGCTTCGCCAAGCGCTTCTACATCTCCCCGCCGGACAGCATCGCCCGGCGGCAGATCCTCCACCACGTGCTGGCTCAGCAGGGCTCCTGCCTGAGCGAGCGGGAGATGGCCTCCCTCGTGCAGCACACGGAGAGCTTCTCGGGCGGCGAGCTGatccagctctgccagcacgCCGGGGCCACCACGCTGCACGGCTTGCCGGGCCAGATCCAGCCCACCTCCTACAAGGACTTCGAGAAAGCCTTCTGCAAGGTCCGCCCCGCCACCTCGCAGAAGGAGCTGGACTTGTTCGTGGAGTGGGATAAGATGTACGGGTCCAGGCACTGA
- the TMDD1 gene encoding transmembrane and death domain protein 1 produces MCQLVRSPGAVTMSRVPAALILLSLVAGSRCEDTVADKVGRHTMSRIAALLSLSECRQLQGQLLGPQEDLGETELPGGSHRHRPGCSEALRSWLESAGEGMSWDLLVRSLHQIGRPDIARELGKNLNQDRSLELRRNVEEYGRTVQHLTSSRLLLQGEQPAGARGRRALAGGMGDLGELRFERRPPPPYTRSPLGWVSSVVSGILGGFLVSVLVTLAAAYSCRWLLGSGST; encoded by the coding sequence ATGTGCCAGCTTGTGAGGTCACCTGGAGCTGTGACGATGTCAAGGGTACCCGCAGCACTCATCCTGCTCTCGCTGGTGGCAGGCAGCCGGTGCGAGGACACGGTGGCAGACAAGGTGGGACGGCACACCATGAGCCGCATCGCCGCGCTGCTGTCCCTGTCTGAGTGCCGCCAGCTccagggacagctgctgggaccCCAGGAGGACCTGGGGGAGACGGAGCTCCCGGGGGGCAGCCACCGCCACCGCCCCGGCTGCTCGGAAGCCCTGCGGAGCTGGCTGGAGTCGGCGGGAGAGGGGATGTCCTGGGACCTGCTGGTTCGCAGCCTCCACCAAATCGGGCGCCCCGACATAGCCCGGGAGCTGGGGAAAAACCTGAACCAGGACAGGAGCCTGGAGCTGCGCAGGAACGTGGAGGAGTACGGCCGCACCGTGCAGCACCTCACCTCCTcgcggctgctgctgcagggtgagCAGCCCgcgggggcacggggcaggagGGCCCTGGCCGGGGGCatgggagatttgggggagcTGCGCTTCGAGAGGCGGCCGCCACCCCCGTACACCCGCAGCCCCCTGGGCTGGGTCAGCTCCGTGGTCTCCGGCATCCTCGGGGGGTTCCTCGTCTCCGTCCTCGTCACCCTGGCTGCTGCCTACTCCTGTCGCTGGCTGCTGGGCTCAGGCAGCACCTGA